In Tripterygium wilfordii isolate XIE 37 chromosome 17, ASM1340144v1, whole genome shotgun sequence, the genomic window gtcttagaGTTATTCGATCTCCAATTGatggttcttcaaaatactcaaaatagaccattttccatcaaaaaccatcaaagtgctcgagaaaactaaaaatgaggaaaacaaagtaataagtcaTTTTTAAAgtcaatcctctaacaaaaaccaagtttagagagtactaaaatgagagaatatatgagcttatcaagtGCAGTGTCATTGTGCAAAGGTTTACTGACCTTTGTCGATTTCAAAATTAGAACATCGAATATCCAATGGAGCAGTAATCAAACAGACTAGAAGTCCCTTTTGGAGTGTTCCGCGGCCTGTGCAACATTTAGGATCCAATTTTACATATGACAAATAGATAGATACAAGAGGTGAGTATTGGCAAAAAAGGGTATTTTCTCATTTGAAAAACAGAGAAACCTCTGTGAAATGAGTTGGTGTCACACGTGAACAAAAATactgttattgttttattttccgTTTAAAGCGAAACAATAAGTGTAATAAAGACGTGGGAAaatatcatcaaagaaaaagctTAAAGGCTCATAGCTTCTAATGGTGTCATGCATGGATCATATGGTGTGTAGATATAATTTAATATTGCTCTCTTGATGTCCAATAAATACTGGACAATTGAAATAAAACAAGACACAAAAGTTGACAATTACACCAAGAGTTTCTCCTTTTGGCATCAAGAAAAATATGATGATAATATATCAGgagaattataatattttttttgtgtccaatgaaaaagagacaaaaataaagttccctgagaaaattaaaatttggaTAATAAGTCTGTGGAGGTGGAGACAAATCATTTTGCATAAGAACAAATGTATTCCAAGTTCTAAGTTTGTATTTTTGTCTAACAATTACCACCTTTTCTTTTGCAACTTTCTTAACTTGTTCTTGGTTTGAAATACTATATATGTAGACAATACAATTAATGTTAATTATCCTTACCTTAATTATTGACCTCTAATTTCATGACACTGCAAACAATGAGGGTCCTagctttttctttgttggcattCTTCCTTCTTACTAATACTCTTGTTTCAGCTCTAAACCATAAAGATATGGCTATGGCAGTAAAGAAGATCAACAAATCTCTGGCTGTAGAGGTAATTAAGGGTCTTGATATTTTGCCTTTATTTCAAAATCTgattgtattaattaattaaaagcaTGAGCATTACACAAAAAGTTCAAAGGGAGATATCATCCTTCTTTAAATAATCACCAAATTTATGTGTCAgagaaaaatacaaataaataattgCCTATCTACTCTCCCTTTTTCGATAATATTTTTTGAAGTATCTATACTTTGCCTAGCAAAATTTGTCTATCTAATTCTCAGAGGGTGACTACATAATTGTAAAAAATACAGAAAgatcaattaaaaagaaatacTAACAAAGCGTCGCCAATTTTGCAGAGAAACCAGATGAAGTTTCCCAAAGAAAGTATTCCTAGTAAGCAAACCAAAGTTGTTGATAGTACGAGAGCAAATTTTGTATCTGAATCCGAAAGGAAACGACATGTGTTTTATAATCAACATAATTCAACAATAGATTATGAGGTATTTTagaaatttaatttatatttcaaataaaattcGGAAATATTAGTTAAATAATATTTTCACTCTTTGCATTTGGCATGTGTGGTTATAGGTTGCAATTGCCACTTATGAAGGAGAACATAAGATATACGGGGTAGAGGCATGTATAAACCTTTGGAAGCCATCGGTCGATAGGAACAATATCTATGGGTACAACACAGCTCGTATTCGTATAATAGCAGGAACACCTCATAATTTTGAGGCCATTGAAGTTGGATGGCATGTTAGTTTTTTCCCACAACCCTAATAAATTAGATTTAAATATTATCATGAGTTATCAAGCAAAAATTTCTAAAATATTTCATTCTCTTCAAATTAGGTATACCCATATCTTTATGGTGGAGATGATTGAGATACTACACTTTTTATTTCTTGGACAGCAAGTTCATTGCCTAACTTGTTCTCAAATTTGTGCTCTTcccaatatgttttttttaacgCTGGAGGGGAGATTCAAACCCTGATCACCAGGGTGATATATACCATCCTTATCACTCCAATTAGATATtaacttaatttttttcccatatATTAGAATGATTCTTGTCGAAAAACATGCTACCATCGTCGATGTGAGGGATTTACGTTGTACGGCGGTGGTAAATCCCGGGGAAGTACATTTTATGAAGTATCATCTTATGATGGTGAGCAATGTGATATGTTTGCAAGTATCTCGAAggtaattatataaataaattttgctttaggtaatttttttacaacagtaaaataaaatgattaatgtaattattttacttttgaaTAAGGGTGGCAATTTAGGAAATTGGTGGCTTCAAGTTGATGGTAAAAAGGTGGGTTAATGGTC contains:
- the LOC119981856 gene encoding uncharacterized protein LOC119981856 — translated: MRVLAFSLLAFFLLTNTLVSALNHKDMAMAVKKINKSLAVEKDQLKRNTNKASPILQRNQMKFPKESIPSKQTKVVDSTRANFVSESERKRHVFYNQHNSTIDYEVAIATYEGEHKIYGVEACINLWKPSVDRNNIYGYNTARIRIIAGTPHNFEAIEVGWHNDSCRKTCYHRRCEGFTLYGGGKSRGSTFYEVSSYDGEQCDMFASISKGGNLGNWWLQVDGGVRSPDGNSHTSTKMGSGHFSQRGYRKASYFDQLKILPNDADGTAWIPPTNLTLDVTKPQCYDIDFHSYGINDNDTIPGFYYEGPASGRLNHHPRKISMVRSSPKEDRPRKIWQCRAVRTLFLRLQGVPFSQKVEYYLSQILVVFIGQRKRLRLLHLHECGNSMYD